One genomic region from SAR92 clade bacterium H455 encodes:
- the ccoG gene encoding cytochrome c oxidase accessory protein CcoG: MDKMPSSLPSQPESAKPQAAPANEAIHVLNLYQTADKIYTRSLEGFYRSLRRWTWIPMLASYFLIPWLNIDGRQAVWFDLAERKFHIFWLTLWPQDLPFLAALLIISAFGLFTITNLAGRVWCGFSCPQTVWTSIFIAVEEWFEGDRNKRIKLDAQPWSVNKLARKSAVQLCWLLISLATGLTFVGYFNPIRELVPDLLQLTIGGAALFWLLLFTALTWANAGLMREQICLYVCPYARFQSVMFDSDTLIVSYDKARGEQRGSRKINQDPRQLGLGDCVDCTLCVQVCPTGIDIRDGLQYECISCGLCIDACNTVMDKMHYPTGLISFTTENSLEKGTRFRLLRPRLLAYFAVLVLMCSVFVYEIGSRVALEIDVVRDRNMLYRVTEGGFVENSYKLKINNMDQRDHQYSISITSDQELIYRGQSEVGVAEGEAVEMLVRLLLPIDQITETNREVEFVVTATTEPALQNSEISRFIAPLKNRD, encoded by the coding sequence ATGGATAAAATGCCTTCGTCTTTGCCATCTCAACCTGAGAGTGCGAAGCCGCAGGCGGCACCAGCCAATGAAGCCATCCATGTACTCAATCTCTACCAAACCGCAGACAAAATCTACACTCGCAGTCTCGAGGGCTTTTACCGCAGCCTCAGGCGCTGGACCTGGATCCCAATGCTCGCCAGTTACTTTCTTATTCCCTGGCTGAACATAGACGGCCGCCAAGCGGTTTGGTTTGACTTGGCGGAGCGTAAGTTTCATATTTTTTGGCTGACCCTCTGGCCCCAAGATCTGCCTTTTCTGGCTGCGCTGCTGATTATTTCAGCCTTTGGGCTGTTCACCATTACCAATCTTGCCGGCCGTGTCTGGTGCGGATTCTCCTGCCCGCAAACCGTCTGGACCAGTATTTTTATTGCCGTCGAAGAGTGGTTTGAAGGAGATCGCAACAAGCGCATCAAGTTGGACGCCCAGCCCTGGTCAGTCAATAAGCTCGCCCGCAAGAGTGCAGTGCAACTCTGCTGGCTGCTTATTTCTCTAGCTACGGGACTGACCTTTGTCGGTTACTTCAATCCTATCCGCGAGCTAGTGCCGGACCTGTTGCAACTCACTATTGGCGGTGCAGCACTATTTTGGCTGTTGCTTTTTACTGCCCTGACTTGGGCTAATGCTGGGCTGATGCGTGAACAGATCTGTCTCTATGTCTGCCCCTACGCACGCTTTCAATCCGTGATGTTTGACTCAGATACCCTGATCGTCTCCTATGACAAGGCCCGGGGAGAGCAGCGCGGTTCACGAAAAATAAACCAGGATCCAAGGCAACTGGGTTTGGGAGACTGTGTCGATTGCACTCTCTGTGTTCAAGTCTGTCCCACCGGCATAGATATCCGCGATGGCCTGCAATATGAATGTATTAGCTGTGGTCTCTGCATAGATGCCTGCAATACAGTAATGGATAAGATGCACTATCCCACTGGGTTAATTAGTTTCACCACCGAAAACAGTCTTGAAAAAGGCACCAGATTTCGACTGCTGCGCCCGCGCTTACTTGCCTATTTTGCGGTGCTGGTTTTGATGTGCTCGGTCTTTGTCTATGAGATCGGCTCTCGGGTAGCCCTAGAGATCGACGTAGTTCGCGATCGCAATATGCTCTATAGAGTGACCGAAGGGGGCTTTGTGGAAAATAGCTATAAGTTAAAAATCAACAATATGGACCAGCGAGATCATCAGTACAGCATAAGTATTACCAGTGACCAAGAGTTGATCTATCGCGGTCAATCCGAGGTCGGCGTGGCCGAAGGGGAGGCGGTGGAGATGTTAGTGCGCCTATTGCTGCCCATAGATCAGATTACAGAGACCAATAGGGAAGTCGAATTTGTTGTTACCGCCACAACTGAACCGGCACTGCAGAATAGTGAAATAAGTCGCTTTATCGCGCCGCTTAAAAATAGAGATTGA